One Ignavibacteria bacterium genomic window carries:
- a CDS encoding VOC family protein — translation MAKQIFVNLPVKDLKKSIEFYSKLGFTFNPQFTDENATSMIVGDNIFVMLLVEKFFKTFTKKEIADSTKTTEVIICIDAESKEEVDDLVKKAWDAGGSIYADPQDHGWMYQHSFADLDGHQWEIAYMDMNAFPQNS, via the coding sequence ATGGCTAAACAAATTTTTGTAAACCTGCCCGTCAAAGACCTAAAGAAATCTATTGAGTTCTATAGTAAGCTTGGATTTACTTTTAATCCGCAGTTCACAGATGAAAATGCCACGAGCATGATTGTCGGAGATAATATTTTCGTAATGCTCTTGGTTGAAAAGTTTTTTAAAACTTTCACAAAAAAAGAAATTGCAGATTCAACCAAAACAACAGAAGTTATAATCTGCATTGATGCCGAAAGCAAAGAAGAAGTTGATGACCTCGTGAAAAAAGCATGGGATGCAGGCGGTTCAATTTATGCAGACCCTCAGGACCACGGTTGGATGTATCAGCATAGTTTTGCTGACTTAGACGGACATCAGTGGGAAATTGCATATATGGACATGAACGCATTTCCACAAAATTCATAG
- a CDS encoding DoxX family protein: protein MKNFLTNLKDIPILILRIILGIEFIFLHGWPKLSGGPIRWTRTGEAMSNLGITFFPTFWGFMASATEFFGGILILLGLFTRSASVFLTFTMIVAMLQHLSRLDPWGRVFHPMSLAAVFFLFIFIGAGKYSLDAVFFKEKKPILPA from the coding sequence ATGAAAAATTTTCTCACCAACCTCAAAGACATACCTATTCTTATCTTAAGAATAATATTAGGAATTGAATTTATTTTTCTGCACGGATGGCCAAAGCTTTCAGGAGGTCCTATAAGGTGGACGCGAACAGGAGAAGCAATGAGTAATTTAGGAATTACGTTCTTTCCGACTTTTTGGGGATTCATGGCGTCAGCAACTGAATTTTTCGGAGGGATTCTGATTCTTTTAGGATTGTTCACGCGTTCAGCATCGGTATTTCTGACATTTACAATGATTGTAGCAATGCTTCAGCATTTATCAAGATTAGACCCCTGGGGCAGGGTGTTTCACCCGATGAGCTTGGCTGCAGTATTTTTTTTGTTTATATTTATAGGCGCGGGGAAATACAGTCTTGATGCAGTTTTCTTTAAAGAGAAAAAACCTATTTTACCTGCGTAA
- a CDS encoding PQQ-dependent sugar dehydrogenase: MGKKIGLGVLILVAGFAIYVLFIYDIFSWFRSGPVTVVKDDVQPIAEVTPQQDYKVETVVEGLKNPWALQFMPDGRIIVTEKEGTIRIVENGVLSAAIAGVPKVHVQQEGGLMDIELHPDFANNGWLYLAYAVNNGTSNMTRIARYRLTPNGLTDELIIMPGVPSNNNGRHFGSRLRFGPDGKLYVTLGEKGDVERSQNVQDLLGKTLRYNDDGSIPMDNPYSGEPYARPEIFSYGHRNAQGMDFQPGTGLMFQTEHGPSGNDGPRGGDEVNIVEKGKNYGWPLVHHKESLQGTEPPLLEYTPAVAPSGAMFYTGDKFPEWANNFFFTNLRGECIIRVELDGRNVKGHEVMFKGEYGRLRDITTGPDGYIYFITSVTDPYGPGRAGGDRIMRIVPASENG; the protein is encoded by the coding sequence ATGGGTAAGAAAATAGGTTTGGGAGTTTTAATACTTGTCGCCGGTTTTGCAATATATGTGCTGTTCATTTATGATATTTTTTCGTGGTTCAGAAGCGGACCTGTCACAGTTGTAAAGGATGATGTTCAGCCGATTGCAGAAGTTACACCTCAGCAAGATTATAAAGTAGAGACAGTCGTGGAAGGTTTAAAAAACCCTTGGGCGCTTCAGTTTATGCCTGACGGCAGAATTATCGTCACTGAAAAAGAAGGAACAATAAGAATCGTTGAGAATGGTGTCCTCTCTGCAGCGATTGCCGGTGTTCCAAAAGTTCACGTTCAGCAGGAAGGCGGATTGATGGACATAGAACTGCATCCTGATTTTGCAAATAACGGATGGCTATATTTGGCTTATGCTGTTAACAACGGCACAAGCAACATGACACGCATTGCAAGATACAGACTCACTCCCAACGGATTGACAGATGAACTTATAATAATGCCGGGAGTTCCGTCAAATAATAACGGAAGACATTTTGGCAGCAGATTGAGATTCGGTCCTGACGGAAAGCTTTATGTAACACTTGGCGAAAAAGGGGACGTTGAAAGAAGCCAGAACGTTCAGGACTTACTCGGAAAAACTTTGAGATATAATGACGACGGAAGCATACCAATGGATAATCCATATTCAGGTGAACCATATGCACGACCTGAAATTTTTAGTTACGGACACAGGAATGCACAAGGAATGGACTTTCAGCCGGGAACGGGATTGATGTTTCAGACAGAACACGGACCGTCCGGCAATGACGGACCGCGTGGAGGCGATGAAGTGAACATTGTTGAAAAGGGGAAAAATTACGGCTGGCCTCTTGTGCACCATAAAGAATCATTGCAGGGAACCGAACCGCCGTTACTTGAATATACTCCCGCAGTTGCTCCTTCAGGAGCAATGTTTTATACAGGAGATAAATTTCCCGAATGGGCAAATAATTTTTTCTTCACAAACTTAAGAGGTGAATGCATAATAAGGGTTGAGCTTGACGGAAGAAACGTAAAGGGGCACGAAGTTATGTTTAAGGGTGAGTATGGAAGACTGCGTGATATTACAACGGGACCTGACGGATATATTTATTTCATAACATCGGTTACAGACCCATACGGACCCGGACGCGCCGGCGGCGACAGAATTATGAGGATTGTCCCTGCAAGTGAAAATGGATAA
- a CDS encoding DUF6232 family protein produces MTEYIYYQKDNVTITSSRIIVNQIIYLIRNISSVSYGVNTKHKEKNTIYKLLLFGIGLMVMSIGAPMVGKTVESASWVIIGTVIFLSGFLIKEKKQEIVTHYITIDTNSGSKNIFSSSDKYTVDKIIEAINQAIIN; encoded by the coding sequence ATGACAGAATATATATATTATCAAAAAGACAATGTTACAATTACTTCATCAAGAATCATAGTAAATCAGATTATTTATTTAATTAGAAACATTTCCTCTGTAAGTTATGGAGTAAATACAAAACATAAAGAAAAAAATACCATATATAAATTATTATTATTCGGAATAGGGTTAATGGTTATGTCGATTGGAGCACCTATGGTAGGAAAAACTGTTGAATCTGCATCTTGGGTAATTATAGGAACAGTAATATTTTTGTCAGGATTTTTAATTAAGGAAAAAAAACAAGAAATAGTAACTCATTATATTACAATTGATACAAATTCCGGTTCAAAAAATATTTTTTCTTCTTCAGACAAATATACTGTAGATAAAATAATTGAAGCCATAAATCAAGCAATAATAAATTAA
- a CDS encoding serine protease, with product MKHFIILLILILTSFTFSSEITNAQYLNSYENSPEDIDDVFNLASPSIVTVLGERKWSDDESFTMGGSGVLINDDGHLLTAYHVINESTNLRIYNSTIHKRFSLEVIETYPERDLALLKVRDDDIYDYYKPIKVRPFGDMTDMHPGQSVYSLGRFGGDTCFIQTGTLTEIINQPLSDEFYNYIPQVVFDANLYKGFSGGALVDEEGYLLGIISNRDYENHSRNYAIVP from the coding sequence ATGAAACATTTTATTATACTTTTAATTTTGATATTGACGTCTTTTACGTTCAGCTCAGAAATTACAAATGCGCAATATCTTAATTCATACGAAAATTCACCGGAAGACATTGATGATGTATTTAATCTTGCATCACCGTCAATTGTTACCGTGCTCGGAGAGAGAAAATGGAGCGACGATGAGTCTTTTACAATGGGCGGAAGCGGTGTGCTGATAAATGATGACGGGCATTTGCTGACAGCTTATCATGTAATAAACGAATCAACTAATCTGCGCATTTATAATTCAACGATACATAAGAGATTTAGTCTCGAGGTTATTGAAACTTACCCCGAAAGGGATTTGGCTTTGCTGAAAGTCAGAGATGATGACATTTATGATTATTACAAGCCGATCAAAGTGCGCCCGTTTGGCGACATGACGGATATGCATCCCGGACAGTCAGTATATTCGCTCGGAAGATTTGGCGGCGATACATGTTTCATCCAGACAGGGACATTGACGGAAATCATAAACCAGCCGCTTTCAGATGAGTTTTATAATTACATTCCGCAGGTTGTGTTCGATGCCAATTTATATAAAGGATTTTCGGGAGGAGCACTCGTTGATGAAGAAGGTTATCTACTTGGAATAATCAGCAACCGCGATTACGAAAATCACAGCCGGAACTACGCCATCGTGCCGTGA
- a CDS encoding SgcJ/EcaC family oxidoreductase, which yields MNEQEIRDLYDNLLNAWNNNDAKAMAELCSNNANFIGFDGSQHNGRSVIEADMKKIFSNHKVPSFIYKIREVRFLSNDVAILRSVVSMVPQGGNDIIPEVNAIQTLVAAKRQDKWLVEIFQNTPAAYHGRPELMKQLTDELREVLKSKLEKQ from the coding sequence ATGAACGAGCAAGAAATCAGAGACTTATATGATAATTTGTTAAATGCGTGGAACAACAACGATGCGAAAGCAATGGCAGAGTTGTGTTCCAATAACGCAAATTTCATCGGCTTTGACGGGAGCCAGCACAACGGACGAAGCGTCATCGAAGCCGATATGAAAAAAATATTTTCAAACCACAAAGTTCCTTCGTTTATTTATAAAATCCGGGAAGTAAGATTTTTATCCAATGATGTTGCGATACTTCGTTCTGTGGTAAGTATGGTTCCCCAGGGAGGTAATGACATCATACCTGAAGTAAATGCGATTCAGACATTAGTTGCTGCCAAACGCCAGGACAAATGGCTCGTTGAAATTTTTCAAAATACACCTGCAGCATATCACGGACGTCCCGAGTTAATGAAACAACTGACCGATGAATTAAGAGAGGTTCTGAAGTCCAAATTAGAAAAACAATAA
- a CDS encoding VOC family protein — protein MKIKLTNVMVDDQDKALKFYTEVLGFVKKKDMPMGGAKWLTVVSPDEQDSTELLLEPMGIPAANVFQKALFDAGIPYTAFEVDNIQEEYKRLKDLGVVFRGEPTRMEGMPEMVSFEDTCGNLILIYQL, from the coding sequence ATGAAAATTAAACTAACCAACGTTATGGTCGATGACCAGGACAAAGCTTTAAAATTTTATACTGAAGTTCTTGGCTTTGTCAAGAAAAAAGATATGCCGATGGGCGGAGCAAAATGGCTTACTGTTGTTTCCCCTGACGAACAGGACAGCACTGAACTGCTTCTTGAGCCGATGGGAATTCCAGCCGCAAATGTTTTTCAAAAAGCATTATTCGATGCTGGAATACCTTATACCGCTTTTGAAGTTGATAATATTCAGGAAGAATATAAAAGATTGAAAGACCTTGGAGTAGTTTTCAGAGGAGAGCCAACTCGAATGGAAGGAATGCCTGAGATGGTGAGCTTCGAAGATACCTGCGGAAATCTTATTTTGATTTATCAGCTTTAG
- a CDS encoding DUF1428 domain-containing protein, whose amino-acid sequence MAKAKKVQGNYVDGFVLVIPKRNIAAYKKLAQLAGKIWMEYGAVSYSECAGDDVNIKFGVPFPKLAKAKKGDVVFFSFITYKSKAQRDKINAKVMKDPRLAACMDMNKMPFDMKRMSMGGFKAIVNY is encoded by the coding sequence ATGGCAAAAGCAAAAAAAGTTCAAGGCAATTACGTAGATGGATTTGTTTTAGTAATCCCGAAAAGAAATATTGCTGCATACAAAAAATTAGCGCAACTTGCAGGAAAAATCTGGATGGAATATGGGGCAGTCAGCTATAGTGAATGCGCCGGTGATGATGTAAACATAAAATTTGGAGTTCCTTTTCCGAAACTTGCAAAAGCAAAGAAAGGTGATGTTGTGTTTTTTTCGTTCATCACTTACAAATCAAAAGCACAGCGTGATAAAATAAACGCAAAGGTTATGAAGGACCCGCGTCTTGCAGCATGCATGGATATGAATAAAATGCCTTTTGACATGAAAAGAATGTCAATGGGCGGTTTCAAAGCAATTGTTAATTATTAA
- a CDS encoding NUDIX domain-containing protein, with translation MQNDYIKVKAMCIFHHNGKILASKDFDNVKEQYYFRVLGGSVEFQESYEDAIRREIIEEIGSEIDNLKLIEVIENIFVCLGKKGHEIVFLYAGELKNKKLHEQEIIPIVENTYTVNAEWVPIENVFNGDIPLYPPFDYEKIFKELGYIK, from the coding sequence TTGCAAAACGATTACATAAAAGTAAAAGCGATGTGCATCTTTCATCATAACGGAAAGATACTTGCATCAAAAGATTTTGACAACGTTAAAGAGCAGTATTATTTCCGTGTGCTTGGAGGGAGTGTTGAATTTCAGGAGAGTTATGAAGATGCAATAAGAAGAGAAATCATCGAAGAAATCGGGAGTGAAATTGATAACCTGAAATTAATTGAGGTTATTGAAAATATTTTTGTCTGTCTGGGGAAAAAAGGACATGAAATAGTTTTTCTTTATGCAGGCGAATTGAAAAACAAAAAACTTCATGAGCAGGAAATTATCCCGATTGTCGAAAATACTTATACCGTAAATGCGGAATGGGTCCCGATTGAAAACGTGTTTAACGGCGATATTCCCCTTTATCCTCCTTTTGACTATGAAAAAATCTTTAAAGAGCTCGGATATATTAAATAA
- a CDS encoding DinB family protein: METKPKSSRMYPFIVLYDMHTKFFINSIVDIKDEDAHNRLGTKANHAGWIAGSLVFQRFDMARELGKSELKASFDELFKDYKGLQENEKYPSMDEYKKEWERISPVLREIYMNISDEKLDEIFDMGEMKMPYYDLVGFMIHRESYMIGQLGLWRRLLGYPAMKYE; this comes from the coding sequence ATGGAAACGAAACCAAAAAGTTCGAGGATGTATCCGTTCATAGTTCTCTATGATATGCATACAAAATTTTTTATAAACTCAATTGTTGATATAAAAGATGAGGACGCACATAACCGTCTCGGCACAAAAGCAAATCACGCCGGATGGATTGCAGGAAGTCTTGTGTTTCAAAGATTTGACATGGCAAGAGAACTCGGCAAATCAGAATTAAAAGCGTCATTTGATGAGTTATTCAAGGATTACAAAGGGCTACAGGAAAATGAAAAATACCCTTCAATGGATGAATATAAAAAAGAATGGGAAAGAATCAGTCCGGTTCTCAGAGAAATTTACATGAACATCAGTGATGAAAAATTAGATGAGATATTTGATATGGGTGAAATGAAAATGCCTTACTATGACTTAGTTGGATTCATGATTCATCGTGAATCATATATGATTGGACAGTTGGGTCTTTGGAGAAGGTTGCTCGGATATCCTGCAATGAAATATGAATAA
- a CDS encoding VOC family protein — protein MLEKIKAVSSYSINDIKKAKEFYSNTLGLEASEEMDGNVLNVNIGNGNKIWMYVKPDHEPATFTVLNFPVSDVEKTVGELNKVGIKFEQYGGDIKTDEKGIFHDNGFMIAWFKDPAGNVLSVVKDN, from the coding sequence ATGTTAGAAAAAATTAAGGCGGTCAGCAGCTATTCAATTAACGATATAAAAAAAGCAAAAGAATTTTATTCGAACACCCTGGGATTGGAAGCTTCGGAAGAGATGGACGGAAATGTATTGAACGTAAATATCGGTAACGGCAATAAAATCTGGATGTATGTAAAACCCGATCATGAACCGGCAACTTTTACAGTGCTTAATTTTCCGGTTAGTGATGTTGAGAAAACAGTCGGTGAGTTAAATAAGGTTGGCATAAAGTTTGAGCAATATGGCGGAGACATTAAGACAGATGAAAAAGGAATTTTCCACGACAATGGTTTCATGATAGCTTGGTTTAAAGACCCTGCGGGAAATGTTTTGTCGGTTGTTAAAGATAATTAA
- a CDS encoding VOC family protein gives MPGVNPYLTFNDNAEEAFNFYKSIFGGEFIALMRFKDMDCGMPIPESEQQKVMHVSLPIGKDTILMASDTPASMGKVNPGNNFSIAINTDSKVQADEFYKGLSTGGQATMPLQDSFWGAYFGMCTDKFGINWMVSYDYNQNK, from the coding sequence ATGCCCGGAGTAAACCCTTATTTGACATTCAATGATAATGCTGAGGAAGCATTTAATTTTTATAAATCAATTTTCGGCGGTGAGTTCATCGCGTTAATGAGATTTAAAGATATGGATTGCGGAATGCCGATTCCTGAATCCGAACAACAAAAAGTAATGCATGTTTCACTGCCGATTGGAAAAGATACTATTTTAATGGCAAGCGACACTCCCGCATCAATGGGAAAAGTAAATCCCGGAAATAATTTTTCAATTGCAATAAATACTGACAGCAAGGTGCAGGCAGACGAATTTTACAAAGGACTTTCAACCGGAGGTCAGGCAACAATGCCTCTTCAAGACAGCTTTTGGGGTGCATATTTTGGCATGTGCACGGATAAATTCGGCATAAACTGGATGGTAAGTTATGATTACAACCAAAATAAGTAA
- a CDS encoding helix-turn-helix domain-containing protein — protein MKHISILIPKGETSISNIEGTNQILNQVNLMRAQMNLPPAFKIQYVGISKEASQRDGQFTIKPDILIKDVKKTDIIIIPAMFGDQKKTVEENKEFIPWILKQYEQGADLVTFCIGAFFLAATGLLNGKQCSTHWLHANEFRKMFPDVNLLDDKIMTEDDRIYTSGGAYSFLNLLVYLIEKYTGRETAILIAKAFMIDIDRYKQSPFIIFQGQKTHEDEPVKKAQEFIENNFQEKITIEQLAAMLAMGRRSLERRFKSATSNTVTEYIQRVKIEAAKKSLESSNENVNEVMYKVGYMDPKAFRVVFKKVTGLSPVEYRNKYNKEISVYSRN, from the coding sequence ATCAAACACATTTCCATTTTAATTCCAAAAGGTGAAACAAGCATTTCAAATATTGAGGGGACTAATCAGATTTTAAATCAGGTTAACCTCATGCGCGCGCAAATGAATTTGCCGCCTGCGTTCAAAATTCAGTACGTGGGAATATCAAAAGAAGCATCTCAGAGAGACGGGCAGTTTACCATAAAACCGGATATTTTGATAAAAGATGTGAAGAAAACAGACATCATCATTATTCCTGCAATGTTTGGTGATCAGAAAAAAACTGTTGAAGAGAATAAAGAATTTATCCCGTGGATTTTGAAGCAATATGAACAAGGCGCAGATTTAGTAACTTTTTGCATCGGCGCATTTTTTCTTGCTGCCACAGGTTTGCTCAATGGAAAACAATGCTCAACACATTGGCTTCATGCAAATGAATTCAGAAAAATGTTTCCTGATGTAAATCTTTTAGATGATAAGATAATGACTGAAGACGACAGAATTTATACGAGCGGTGGAGCATATTCTTTTTTGAATCTCCTTGTTTACTTAATTGAAAAATATACCGGTCGTGAAACGGCAATACTGATTGCCAAAGCATTTATGATTGATATAGACAGATATAAACAATCTCCTTTCATAATCTTTCAGGGACAAAAAACACATGAAGATGAACCGGTTAAAAAAGCCCAGGAATTTATAGAAAATAATTTTCAGGAAAAAATTACTATTGAGCAACTTGCTGCAATGCTTGCAATGGGAAGAAGAAGTCTGGAACGCAGATTTAAAAGCGCGACGTCGAATACGGTAACCGAATATATCCAGCGTGTAAAAATCGAAGCTGCAAAGAAAAGCCTGGAATCTTCAAATGAAAATGTGAACGAAGTTATGTATAAGGTCGGCTATATGGACCCAAAAGCATTCAGGGTTGTTTTTAAAAAAGTTACAGGATTATCCCCCGTTGAATACAGAAATAAGTATAATAAAGAAATTTCAGTTTATTCAAGAAATTAG
- a CDS encoding VOC family protein, producing MANTKIEQKIVPCIWYDNQAEEAVNFYVSIFKNSRVETVTRYGKSGSQESGQPESSIMTITFFLDGQKFIALNGGPVFKLSEAMSLMIYCKDQAEIDYFYDKLADGGQIQPCGWLKDKFGLSWQLVTPLMDEVFNDKDTKKQERVMAAIIKMTRIDLKTLEDAYEGK from the coding sequence ATGGCAAACACAAAAATAGAACAAAAAATTGTTCCATGCATCTGGTATGATAACCAGGCGGAAGAAGCAGTAAACTTTTATGTTTCAATTTTTAAAAATTCACGCGTAGAAACCGTTACACGTTACGGCAAATCCGGCTCTCAAGAATCAGGACAACCTGAAAGTTCGATTATGACAATAACATTTTTTCTTGATGGTCAGAAATTTATTGCACTTAACGGCGGACCGGTTTTTAAGCTTTCTGAGGCAATGTCATTAATGATTTACTGCAAAGACCAGGCAGAGATTGATTATTTTTACGACAAGCTTGCTGACGGCGGACAGATTCAACCCTGCGGATGGTTAAAAGACAAGTTCGGGCTTTCATGGCAGCTTGTAACACCTTTGATGGATGAAGTATTCAATGATAAAGATACTAAAAAGCAGGAAAGAGTTATGGCAGCAATAATAAAAATGACAAGAATTGATTTGAAAACACTTGAAGACGCTTACGAAGGTAAGTAA
- a CDS encoding VOC family protein — MTKEMWINLPVKDPVKSRKFYEALGCEVNDQRSNDQMTAVIVGDQRIAVMLFRDDVFNRFINDSTPQQGTEVIFSFSSESPEAVREITERARKAGATIFAEPQDVQGWMYTGGFADLDGHKWNALYMDMSKMPQ; from the coding sequence ATGACAAAAGAAATGTGGATTAACCTGCCGGTAAAAGACCCGGTGAAATCAAGAAAATTTTATGAAGCTCTTGGCTGTGAAGTTAATGACCAAAGAAGCAACGACCAGATGACAGCGGTTATTGTCGGCGATCAAAGAATTGCGGTAATGCTTTTCAGAGATGATGTTTTCAATAGATTTATAAATGATTCTACACCACAGCAAGGAACCGAAGTAATATTTTCTTTTTCTTCAGAATCTCCTGAAGCAGTAAGAGAAATTACAGAGAGAGCAAGAAAAGCAGGCGCAACGATTTTTGCCGAGCCGCAGGATGTTCAGGGCTGGATGTACACAGGAGGTTTCGCAGATTTGGACGGACATAAATGGAATGCTCTTTATATGGATATGAGTAAAATGCCTCAATAA
- a CDS encoding DoxX family protein, with product MKNFFENNKDIGTLVLRVTIGIAYAFIYGLMKIKAGPELWTQIGSAMSNIGINFAPTFWGFMATLSEFGGGILLILGLFTRWTLLFMIFTMFIAMLTHLSMQDQWYNVMNPINMMAVFIAILFWGPGKYSLDALFFKKKSV from the coding sequence ATGAAAAACTTTTTTGAAAACAACAAAGACATTGGGACATTAGTTTTGAGAGTGACAATCGGTATTGCGTATGCATTCATCTACGGTTTAATGAAAATTAAAGCCGGACCTGAACTGTGGACTCAAATTGGAAGCGCAATGTCAAACATCGGCATTAATTTTGCTCCGACTTTTTGGGGATTTATGGCAACCTTAAGCGAGTTTGGAGGAGGAATTTTATTAATACTCGGATTATTTACAAGATGGACTTTACTATTCATGATATTCACAATGTTTATTGCAATGTTAACGCATTTATCAATGCAAGACCAATGGTATAATGTTATGAATCCGATAAACATGATGGCAGTATTCATTGCAATATTATTCTGGGGACCCGGGAAATATAGTCTTGATGCGCTTTTCTTTAAAAAGAAATCTGTTTAA
- a CDS encoding DNA alkylation repair protein: MAKLKSEKAKKPAAKNTKVPTTPVDLTAKSFIERLKKHSNPEQAKQYLHYFKTGKGQYGEGDMFIGVRMGTVFALAKEFIDMPLKEIEKMLENKIHEVRASAMSIMNQKARKKKTPESRRKELYDLYLRRHDRINNWDLVDVSAPYVIGGYLYEFNKPRNILYKLARSKNLWERRTSILATGYFIKQGDVEDTHKIAEMLLNDKEDLIHKAVGWMLRASGGGANKQKLLRFLDKHAASMPRTLLRYSLEHLDKKEREHYMGLKKSLNK; encoded by the coding sequence ATGGCAAAACTAAAAAGTGAAAAAGCAAAAAAGCCGGCAGCAAAAAACACAAAAGTTCCAACTACGCCGGTTGATTTAACTGCAAAGAGTTTTATTGAGAGATTAAAGAAACACAGCAATCCCGAGCAGGCAAAACAATATCTGCATTATTTCAAAACCGGCAAAGGTCAGTATGGCGAAGGTGACATGTTTATTGGTGTAAGAATGGGAACAGTATTTGCGCTTGCAAAAGAATTCATAGACATGCCATTAAAAGAAATTGAAAAAATGCTTGAGAATAAAATTCATGAAGTGAGAGCAAGCGCAATGAGCATAATGAACCAGAAGGCACGAAAGAAAAAAACTCCTGAAAGCAGAAGAAAAGAGCTTTATGATTTATATCTGCGACGGCATGATAGAATTAATAACTGGGATTTGGTTGATGTAAGCGCACCGTATGTTATAGGCGGTTACTTATATGAATTTAATAAACCGCGAAATATATTATATAAGCTTGCGCGTTCAAAAAATTTATGGGAGCGAAGAACATCGATTCTGGCAACGGGGTATTTTATAAAACAAGGTGATGTGGAAGATACTCACAAAATAGCAGAAATGCTGTTGAACGATAAAGAAGATTTAATCCATAAAGCAGTCGGCTGGATGCTTAGAGCATCAGGCGGTGGCGCAAACAAACAAAAGCTTTTAAGGTTTTTAGACAAGCATGCTGCGTCAATGCCGAGAACGTTACTTAGATATTCACTCGAACATCTTGACAAAAAAGAACGTGAGCATTACATGGGTTTAAAGAAATCTTTGAATAAATAA
- a CDS encoding DUF2085 domain-containing protein, with product MQLISDIRQNKLQFVTCHRLPHRSFFFRGKQFPVCARCTGMYIGYLTFPFFTLGIFYLNIWITVALILPAFIDGLTQHYLNRESNNYLRLFTGIACGVGAMSLCSLIGKGIALLILRLFN from the coding sequence ATGCAGTTAATATCGGATATAAGACAAAACAAGCTCCAGTTCGTTACATGCCACCGGCTTCCGCACCGATCGTTTTTTTTCAGAGGAAAGCAGTTTCCGGTCTGCGCAAGATGCACGGGAATGTATATTGGATATTTAACTTTTCCCTTTTTTACACTTGGAATATTTTATCTTAATATATGGATAACGGTCGCTTTGATTCTGCCTGCATTCATTGATGGATTGACACAGCATTACTTAAATCGCGAGAGCAATAATTACCTCCGCCTGTTCACAGGTATTGCCTGCGGAGTAGGAGCGATGTCGCTTTGTTCATTGATTGGAAAAGGAATAGCGCTGCTAATACTTCGTTTATTTAATTGA